The Carassius carassius chromosome 2, fCarCar2.1, whole genome shotgun sequence genome has a segment encoding these proteins:
- the rbm4.1 gene encoding RNA-binding protein 4.1 isoform X1, whose translation MVKIFVGNLSPNTTVEEIRSLFSQYGKISECDIVKNFGFVHMDDKAEADEAIRNLHHYMLNGLPMNVEMSKGKPKTSTKLHVGNISSSCSNQELRAKFEEYGPVAECDIVKDYAFVHMERVEDAMEAISGLDNTAFQGKLMSVKLSTSRLRTAPGMGERTGCYRCGQEGHWSKECPMDQNGSYREGPGSAGYGSLRFGSGGDRGGRGFHRGYIGEPAYGGNFAPSHGFSRGAGYAVPGYGRGASFESAMSYGMPAGYGICADNSMAPAYGSEAAYGSSDMAYGSAMPAYPIRRPPYEERDPYGVVDFYEKYRARPFGASYFEDRRAVQPTAPPPPSSSSIVRERLSSSNHDPYERHPLPPPPAPTSSYYVRERSPIRRAPLEAEGYAYERSRLSPVSSLPRSSAYDVARDPYGEQARYAY comes from the exons ATGGTAAAAATCTTCGTTGGCAATCTTTCGCCAAACACTACTGTAGAGGAGATCCGCTCCCTCTTCTCTCAGTATGGCAAAATTTCAGAGTGTGACATTGTGAAAAACTTTGGCTTTGTGCACATGGATGACAAAGCAGAGGCAGATGAAGCCATTCGAAATCTTCATCATTACATGCTGAACGGTTTGCCCATGAATGTGGAGATGAGCAAAGGGAAGCCCAAGACCTCTACAAAACTTCATGTGGGCAACATCAGCAGTAGCTGCTCCAACCAAGAACTCAGAGCCAAGTTTGAGGAATATGGACCTGTGGCTGAGTGTGATATAGTGAAAGACTATGCATTTGTTCACATGGAGCGAGTGGAAGATGCTATGGAGGCCATTAGTGGCTTGGACAACACAGCCTTTCAAG GCAAACTGATGAGCGTGAAGCTTTCAACTAGCCGCCTGCGTACCGCGCCGGGAATGGGAGAGAGAACGGGTTGTTATCGGTGCGGGCAGGAAGGCCACTGGTCCAAAGAATGCCCAATGGACCAGAATGGCTCCTACAGAGAGGGCCCGGGCTCGGCAGGATATGGGTCCCTCAGGTTCGGTTCGGGTGGCGATCGTGGTGGCCGGGGGTTTCATCGCGGCTACATTGGCGAGCCGGCCTACGGTGGCAACTTTGCACCCTCACATGGCTTCTCCAGGGGAGCAGGGTACGCTGTCCCAGGGTATGGAAGGGGTGCGAGTTTTGAGAGTGCAATGAGTTATGGTATGCCAGCGGGCTACGGCATTTGCGCTGATAATAGCATGGCCCCCGCGTACGGCAGTGAGGCTGCTTATGGGAGCAGTGATATGGCCTATGGCTCTGCGATGCCTGCTTACCCAATACGGCGACCGCCCTATGAGGAAAGAGATCCGTACGGGGTGGTGGACTTCTACGAGAAATATCGGGCACGTCCGTTCGGAGCAAGTTATTTCGAAGATAGACGCGCGGTTCAACCTACGGCCCCTCCTCCCCCATCCTCCTCATCGATCGTGAGAGAGCGCCTGTCCTCCTCTAACCATGACCCATATGAGCGCCATCCCCTTCCCCCTCCTCCGGCTCCCACCTCTTCATACTATGTCCGCGAACGGAGCCCGATCCGGCGAGCTCCCCTAGAGGCGGAGGGATATGCGTACGAACGGTCGCGCCTCTCTCCTGTCTCTTCGCTTCCCAGGAGCTCTGCGTACGATGTAGCGCGGGATCCATATGGCGAACAGGCGCGCTATGCTTACTAG
- the rbm4.2 gene encoding RNA-binding protein 4.2 isoform X1: MVKIFVGNLSSSTTAEDLRSLFSDYGKVKECDVLKNYGFVHMEGKQEAEEVVRKLHLHELKGQAINVEISKKKPRGSTKLHVSDICSGCTNQELRAKFEEYGPVVECDIVKDYAFVHMERMEDAMEAISGLDNTTFQGKLIKVQLSTSRLRTAPGMGDQTGCYICGEQGHWSKDCRRRQNGSYGGGMGGFPGGRGPPRSAPNYGMGGPGGLPNRGYPAGPLPPLPPMSRRPSYGEYGAGARERYLSRPLSAYPESPSTFVRERHGSIVYYKKYPTGSSFFEDSRLLSIPPPPPPHSSSSLSRMRLTPPSLEPYERRLLAPPPPTASAYFSRDRSPIRRVGSGSEGYSYERSRLSLVSRSSSTYSVPRPRENYTERVRYAY; encoded by the exons ATGGTTAAGATCTTTGTTGGCAACCTATCCTCAAGCACGACCGCGGAAGATCTGCGCTCTCTTTTTTCTGACTACGGCAAAGTAAAAGAGTGTGACGTCCTGAAAAACTATGGATTTGTGCACATGGAGGGTAAGCAGGAGGCCGAAGAGGTTGTTCGCAAACTCCACCTTCACGAGCTGAAAGGTCAAGCCATAAATGTGGAGATTAGCAAAAAGAAGCCCAGGGGCTCCACCAAACTGCATGTGAGCGACATCTGCAGTGGCTGCACCAATCAGGAGCTCCGGGCCAAGTTTGAGGAGTATGGCCCTGTGGTTGAGTGTGACATAGTGAAGGACTATGCTTTCGTTCACATGGAGCGAATGGAGGATGCCATGGAGGCCATCAGTGGGCTGGATAACACGACCTTCCAAG GCAAGCTGATCAAAGTACAACTGTCCACAAGTCGCCTCCGTACAGCACCTGGCATGGGAGACCAAACTGGCTGTTACATCTGTGGAGAACAGGGCCACTGGTCCAAAGATTGCAGACGCCGCCAAAACGGTAGCTATGGCGGAGGCATGGGGGGATTCCCCGGCGGTAGAGGCCCCCCAAGGAGCGCTCCGAATTACGGCATGGGCGGCCCTGGAGGTCTTCCTAATAGAGGTTATCCAGCAGGGCCGCTCCCCCCTCTCCCGCCCATGAGCCGGCGTCCCAGCTACGGCGAGTACGGCGCGGGTGCTCGAGAACGGTACCTCAGCAGGCCACTGAGCGCCTATCCTGAGAGCCCGTCCACATTTGTGCGAGAACGCCACGGAAGCATTGTCTATTACAAGAAGTATCCGACTGGCTCTAGCTTCTTCGAGGATAGTAGGCTTCTCTCTATTCCCCCTCCTCCCCCCCCTCActcttcttcctctctctcaAGGATGAGGTTGACTCCTCCCAGCCTCGAACCCTATGAGCGACGTCTTCTGGCGCCTCCGCCTCCCACGGCATCAGCGTACTTCTCGCGGGACCGTAGCCCTATCAGACGTGTAGGCTCTGGTTCGGAAGGCTACTCATATGAGCGCTCGCGACTTTCCCTGGTATCAAGGAGCTCATCGACTTACAGCGTGCCGCGGCCCAGAGAAAACTACACCGAGCGGGTTCGATACGCATACTAA
- the rbm4.3 gene encoding RNA-binding protein 4.3: MVKIFIGNLPPQAEAEEIKSLFAQYGTVTECAIIKNFAFVHMDDRKSATKAIKNLHLYKLHGTPINVEASRGKNQGPVKLHVANVEKGADEELRALFEEYGSVSECAVIKNFAFVHMSNSDEAMDAIKGLDNSDFQGKRIHVQISKSRPRGEEEDYGPPDGGFWPPRFPGDRPEPPGYPRGRFGYPPGPPPPPPPMPPRRPPYPERAAPAYERERGVVDYYEKYRARPYGGVSYEDRRPGAIPPPPPPPSSSIMRERLSGNGLDPYERRPLPPPPSSYYARDRSPIRRIPPPPQAPAGNGYSFERSRLSPLSMSRTPMYSMPRARDPYADRAAPPPPPPRYSY, translated from the exons ATGGTGAAGATCTTCATTGGGAACCTGCCTCCACAGGCAgaagcagaagaaataaagtctctGTTCGCTCAATATGGAACGGTCACTGAGTGCGCCATTATCAAGAACTTTGCCTTTGTCCACATGGATGATCGCAAAAGTGCTACAAAGGCAATAAAAAACCTTCATTTATACAAGCTGCATGGAACACCCATCAATGTTGAGGCAAGTCGGGGCAAAAACCAGGGCCCGGTGAAACTTCATGTTGCCAATGTGGAGAAAGGAGCAGATGAAGAGCTCAGAGCGCTGTTTGAAGAGTATGGCTCTGTTTCTGAATGTGCCGTCATTAAAAACTTTGCCTTTGTACACATGAGCAATTCCGATGAGGCCATGGATGCCATCAAGGGGTTGGACAACTCTGATTTCCAAG GCAAACGAATTCATGTGCAGATTTCAAAGAGTCGACCAAGAGGCGAGGAGGAAGACTATGGCCCCCCAGACGGTGGATTTTGGCCACCCCGTTTCCCTGGTGACAGGCCCGAGCCTCCTGGTTATCCTAGGGGTCGCTTCGGGTATCCCCCTGGTCCccctccaccaccaccacccaTGCCCCCCAGACGCCCCCCATACCCAGAGCGTGCAGCACCGGCATACGAGCGAGAACGCGGTGTGGTCGATTATTACGAGAAGTACCGTGCTCGCCCTTATGGCGGCGTCTCATATGAGGACCGGCGTCCGGGTGCCatcccccctcccccacctccccCGTCATCCAGCATTATGAGAGAAAGATTGTCTGGCAATGGCCTCGACCCCTATGAGCGACGCCCCCTTCCACCACCGCCATCCTCGTACTATGCACGAGACCGCAGTCCCATCAGACGAATTCCTCCTCCCCCTCAGGCACCCGCCGGGAATGGTTACTCATTCGAGCGATCTCGTCTCTCACCTCTCTCCATGTCTCGGACCCCGATGTACAGCATGCCTCGGGCCAGAGACCCCTATGCTGACAGGGCGGCGCCACCTCCACCACCTCCGCGCTACTCGTATTAA
- the LOC132096964 gene encoding TRAF-interacting protein with FHA domain-containing protein A-like, translating to MNDNSKLETEELLTCLHIHLFHPNQAICPLFHNLPLNQPYKMNAEDQVRLGRDGQTCVFVLNDTSVSRKQLTIQAFRKAGSPFLSFMIQNISQKVKLMVGGSELRYLERAELDDKVLCRFGRYELLIWQEPGDSENKFEVLFEVCNKPPSQEMGIDVPCKPAVMDTGVPWRSFENGAPVSQEPLESDETAVFV from the coding sequence ATGAATGACAATAGCAAACTGGAGACTGAAGAGCTGCTCACTTGTCTTCATATCCATCTCTTCCACCCTAACCAAGCCATTTGTCCGCTCTTTCACAACCTGCCCCTAAATCAGCCATACAAAATGAACGCTGAAGATCAAGTAAGGCTTGGCCGTGATGGACAGACCTGCGTCTTTGTCCTAAATGACACCTCTGTCTCCAGAAAACAGCTCACCATACAGGCGTTTAGGAAAGCTGGCAGTCCGTTCTTGAGCTTCATGATCCAGAACATCAGCCAGAAGGTCAAACTCATGGTCGGTGGGTCTGAACTGAGATACCTAGAAAGAGCTGAGCTTGATGACAAGGTGCTCTGCCGCTTTGGGAGATATGAACTGCTGATCTGGCAGGAGCCAGGCGATTCAGAGAATAAATTTGAGGTCCTGTTTGAAGTATGCAATAAACCCCCTTCACAGGAAATGGGCATAGATGTGCCATGCAAACCAGCTGTTATGGATACCGGCGTGCCATGGAGAAGCTTTGAGAATGGAGCACCTGTAAGCCAAGAGCCACTGGAGTCAGATGAAACAGCtgtttttgtataa
- the rbm4.2 gene encoding RNA-binding protein 4.2 isoform X2, whose translation MVKIFVGNLSSSTTAEDLRSLFSDYGKVKECDVLKNYGFVHMEGKQEAEEVVRKLHLHELKGQAINVEISKKKPRGSTKLHVSDICSGCTNQELRAKFEEYGPVVECDIVKDYAFVHMERMEDAMEAISGLDNTTFQGVVK comes from the exons ATGGTTAAGATCTTTGTTGGCAACCTATCCTCAAGCACGACCGCGGAAGATCTGCGCTCTCTTTTTTCTGACTACGGCAAAGTAAAAGAGTGTGACGTCCTGAAAAACTATGGATTTGTGCACATGGAGGGTAAGCAGGAGGCCGAAGAGGTTGTTCGCAAACTCCACCTTCACGAGCTGAAAGGTCAAGCCATAAATGTGGAGATTAGCAAAAAGAAGCCCAGGGGCTCCACCAAACTGCATGTGAGCGACATCTGCAGTGGCTGCACCAATCAGGAGCTCCGGGCCAAGTTTGAGGAGTATGGCCCTGTGGTTGAGTGTGACATAGTGAAGGACTATGCTTTCGTTCACATGGAGCGAATGGAGGATGCCATGGAGGCCATCAGTGGGCTGGATAACACGACCTTCCAAG gtgtTGTCAAGTGA